The genomic DNA AAGCTTCGGTTATCATTTGATAGCGGGAATAGATGTCTACATAGAACCATTTGAGCTAAACGTAGGATATGACTTTTCAGGAGAAATAGTTGGTTTTCTTGGATTTGGTTTTAAGCTCTGATTGGTAGAATAAATTAGTGGAATAAGGGTATTTTTGGTTTAGTATGGAGTTTTTTGTGGGGAGGGGAGGTCTAGGAGTAGTACTTATTTTTTTGTATCTACTGGTTGTGAATTCTGCTGTTGCTACAGAAACGAACACTAATGGTGTAGTTTTGCCTCAAACAGAGTTTTTTGTTGAAGGTGCTACTCCTCCGGTTATAGAAAAGAGGGATATTGTTGTTCCTTCCAGAGAGGATAGGAGGGATCTGTATGAAGCTCCAAGTATAAAGAGCGTGGAACTTTTGGAGAAAGAAGCTAAAAAGGAGCTGTCTGAGGGAATAAGATCAAAGATAATCTCTCTCTTCTCTTATGGAATCAATGACATCTTAAGTTTTTCAATAATAGGACTGAGTCAGATTCCTGTTGACCCTATTAGTCTCAGCACGGTGATAAAGTACAATAGGTTCAAAAGACCTGATGTAGTGTTTTACTACAATGTTCCTACTATTTTGAGAAACACATCTAAGGATACTGACCTTGCAAGTGTTTCTGTAAGTATTTCATCCTCTTACATTTTTTGGAGCACTGTAGTTGAGTTTTTTGAGGAGTTTAGGGGCCTTTGGAACAATCCAACTTACCTGGACGAGAAGAATAGAAACATAAGTTTTGATTCTGAGCTGAGATACAAAATTGATAGAGATTCAAATCTAGATGCCCGTATTGTTTTAGATCATCACTACGATGTGGTAAGGAGAAGAGATTTTCTGTCTTTACACACATCTGTTAATGATCTACTTCTTGCTGTAGGTTACAGGTATGGCCTGGAGAGATTTAATTTCTTTGGTGTGGATTTTGAGATAGGAGCGAAGGTTTTGGAATTTACTGACAGGGAAGAGATTGTAAGCGGTGTGAATGGGAAGGTTTCATTCTCTTTTGCATTTCCGATATATGCAAATACTTGGTTTTTGGGGACTGAGGGAGGTATTATACCTGATACCTTCCTTCCTATGGAGTGGGTTTTGAGGTTAGATTTGGGTTATAAGCCTGGTGAAAATTTTATTGTTTATTTCTCCGTATTCAAGGACTATGAAAAATTTGGTTCAAAGTTCTTAAGCAGGGGATTAAATCTTGTTAATCGTGTTTTGCCGGGAGACTCAGTAATGGGGGTTGAGCTAAGTTCTAAGTTGTTCTTTTGGGGTAATAATTCCTTTAGTCTTTCTGGTGGTTATTCATACTACCTGACTAAGGTATATGATAGGTATGAAGGTGATATCTACTTTGTTGAAGTTACAAATGCTAGCGAAGTGTATTCAAAGGTAGAAGTGGATGTTATTTCTCTTGATTGGTTAAATTTTGAGGGGATATATGTGTTTTCTCTTTTTGTTCCGTTTCTACCTTATACCTCATTACATTCCTTGGAAGCTAATGCTAAGCTGTTGTTAGGTAATTTTAGTTTTTCTTTGGGAATGGTAGGAGAAACTGCTAAAAGAAGTGAATTTGGGCAAGAAGACATAGCTCCTTATCTTGGAGTTTCTGTTGAGTTGGAGTGGGAAGTAGTAAAGAATGTTTCTTTTATTCTCAAGGTTGAGAATGCACTTAATAACCTTATAGTAATGAGGAAGGATAGTATTATTTCGGAACCTTTCTGTGCTTTGGGGTGTGTTAAAGTCAAGCTATGAAGCTAAAGATTGTCTCAATAGTTGGTAAACCAAATACTGGTAAATCTTCACTTTTTAATACTTTTGTTGGTAGGGGCAAAGCAATAGTTTATGACAAACCTGGAACTACTATTGATATAAACCGAGAGATTGTTGAGCTTGATGGGGTAAGGTTTATTCTTCAGGATACGGGTGGATATATGACAGAGAAAAGTGGTTTTTCTGAAATACCGCATAGGCTGACGCTTAGAGTTAAGCATCTTCTTGAAAAAGCAGTGGAAGAGTCCTCGCTGATACTCTTTACGGTTGAGTTTAACAATGTGACATTCCTTGATTATGAGCTTGCTAGCTTGCTTAGAAAGTATTACGATAAGGTAAAGTTGGTTGTAACTAAGGTTGATACGGTACATCAGAGGATTATGGTTTCTGATGATGTATACAAGTTAGGTTTTAAAAACATTTTCTTTGTTTCATCTAAGACTAAATACGGTTTTGATGAGCTGGTTGAGAGTGTGAGAATGTTTATACTTGAGACTAGTGAGGGAATGTTTGAAAGAGACTCTAGGACTGAGGTTAAGGTTGCTATAGTAGGTAGGATAAATGTGGGCAAGTCTACAATTATGAATGAGCTTGTTGGAAATGAGAGAGTGATGGTAGATGACAAGCCTGGGACTACGAGGGATAGTGTTGATGATTTTGTTGAAAAGGATAATGCTTTAGTGAGACTTACGGATACTGCAGGGTTTAGAAGAAGTATTTTCAAGCTGGAACCTATTGAGAAGTTTGGTATTGAGAGGACAGAAAATGCTATAAGGAACGCAGATGTTGTGATTGTGGTTATAGATGGTAAAGAAGGTGTTACAAAACAAGATAAGAAAGTTTTGAGGATAGTAGTTGAGAATTATAAGCCATTTGTGATAGCGGTGAATAAGATGGATCTAGTTGTTGGGAAAGATAAACTTAGTGATAAAGTTGAAATGGGAAGGTATCACTCTGCATTTGTGGACTTTATTTCAAGAACTTTTGAGAATGTTAAAGGTGTACCAGTTATTTTGACTTCTGCCAAGGAGAGATACAATATTGATTTATTGCTTAGTCAAGCTTTTGATGTTTTTAGAAAGTCTATGAAAAGGATCTCAACAGGTGTTGTAAATAGGAAGCTTAGGGAGGTTATCCCTCAGTTTTTCAGCGGTGAAGTATCTACTAAGCTAAGGATATACTACATTACTCAGGTAGAAGTTGGTCCGCCGACATTTGTGGTATTTGTTAATAAAAGAGAACACTTTAAGAAACACTTTGAGAACTTTCTAAAAAGAAAGATAGTGGAAATATTTGACTTTGGTGGGGTTCCTATAAAAATAGAGGTCAGAGAGAAGGTGAGAAGTAAGGTTTAGGGAGGATTTGGCTAAGGCTGATATGTTTGAAAATAGAATTTTCAAAATAAATGATGATAGGTATATATCCTACTTTGAGGTAGGTGAAGGTGAGAATGTTTTATTCTTAATCCATGGATGGCTTTCCTCAAAAGAGAGTTGGATACCGATGATCCAATTTTTGGATAACAAGGAATTTAGGGTGATAGCAGTTGACCTGCTCGGGCATGGGGGTAGTTCTAGATCACTTAGGCTTAAGTTTGATACTAGTGAGAATGTCTCAATTCTTGCGAAGTTTGCTATGTCTCTAGGAGTTAGGAATATCGTTATTGTTGGTCATTCTCTAGGTGGTAAAATCTCATTGTTTTTGGCTAATAGGTTAGCCGGTTTTTCAAAAACTCTGGTTAAGAAAGTTATAATTGTTAACTCAATAGGTTCATACGAGTT from Brevinematia bacterium includes the following:
- the der gene encoding ribosome biogenesis GTPase Der is translated as MKLKIVSIVGKPNTGKSSLFNTFVGRGKAIVYDKPGTTIDINREIVELDGVRFILQDTGGYMTEKSGFSEIPHRLTLRVKHLLEKAVEESSLILFTVEFNNVTFLDYELASLLRKYYDKVKLVVTKVDTVHQRIMVSDDVYKLGFKNIFFVSSKTKYGFDELVESVRMFILETSEGMFERDSRTEVKVAIVGRINVGKSTIMNELVGNERVMVDDKPGTTRDSVDDFVEKDNALVRLTDTAGFRRSIFKLEPIEKFGIERTENAIRNADVVIVVIDGKEGVTKQDKKVLRIVVENYKPFVIAVNKMDLVVGKDKLSDKVEMGRYHSAFVDFISRTFENVKGVPVILTSAKERYNIDLLLSQAFDVFRKSMKRISTGVVNRKLREVIPQFFSGEVSTKLRIYYITQVEVGPPTFVVFVNKREHFKKHFENFLKRKIVEIFDFGGVPIKIEVREKVRSKV